The proteins below are encoded in one region of Oreochromis niloticus isolate F11D_XX linkage group LG6, O_niloticus_UMD_NMBU, whole genome shotgun sequence:
- the dusp5 gene encoding dual specificity protein phosphatase 5, with product MKVSSIDCRRLRKIIRKEYGSCLIVDCRPYFSFTNSNIKGSVNVNLNSVVVRRSRGGPVPLQFVIPDERALFRLREGSISAIVALDDRTSHWQKLKKDSVAQIVINTLSHLASGANICFLKGGYENFHSQYPELCTEVKTIDQSGTETEKRVSNHSEKLSHHKPDYDQGKPVEILPFLYLGSAYHASRQDYLSDLHITALLNVSRRDLQPAKGHYDYKWIPVEDSHMADISSHFQEAIEFIDHVKQSGGKVLVHCEAGISRSPTICMAYIMRTQQLRLDAAFDIIKQRRAVISPNFSFMGQLLQFESEVLSNAPVHAATPEPATPCVSESASFFANDFATTFNTKNFEPSVFTLPTSCLQSPVHHQFKLSPITALP from the exons ATGAAGGTCTCTAGCATAGACTGCCGGCGTCTGAGGAAAATCATCAGGAAGGAGTATGGAAGCTGCCTTATTGTGGACTGTCGACCTTATTTTTCATTCACGAACTCTAATATCAAAGGCTCAGTCAATGTTAATCTTAACTCAGTGGTGGTCCGGAGATCCCGAGGAGGACCGGTGCCCCTGCAGTTTGTCATCCCGGATGAGAGAGCTCTGTTTAGGCTTCGGGAAGGGAGCATTTCGGCTATAGTAGCGCTGGATGACCGGACGTCCCACtggcaaaaactgaaaaaggacaGCGTAGCTcaaatagtaataaacaccctGTCACATCTTGCGAGCGGGGCCAACATCTGTTTCTTGAAAG GAGGATACGAGAATTTCCACTCTCAATACCCTGAACTTTGCACTGAGGTGAAAACCATTGACCAGAGCGGAACTGAAACCGAGAAAAGAGTCAGCAACCACAGCGAGAAGCTTTCACACCACAAACCAGATTATGATCAG GGTAAACCAGTAGAGATCCTGCCTTTCCTCTACCTCGGTAGTGCCTACCATGCCTCCAGACAGGATTATCTCAGCGACCTTCATATCACAGCCTTGCTCAACGTGTCACGCAGGGACCTGCAGCCGGCCAAGGGCCACTATGACTACAAGTGGATCCCTGTGGAGGACAGCCACATGGCCGACATCAGCTCCCACTTCCAGGAGGCAATAGAGTTTATAG ATCATGTGAAGCAGTCAGGGGGGAAGGTCCTGGTACACTGCGAAGCAGGCATCTCTCGCTCACCCACCATCTGCATGGCCTACATCATGAGGACCCAGCAGCTGCGGCTTGATGCAGCCTTCGACATCATCAAGCAGCGCCGGGCAGTCATCTCACCAAACTTCAGTTTCATGGGTCAGCTGCTTCAGTTTGAGTCCGAGGTGCTGTCCAATGCACCGGTTCATGCTGCCACACCTGAACCGGCCACGCCCTGTGTCTCGGAGTCCGCTTCCTTTTTTGCCAATGACTTTGCCACTACCTTTAACACCAAAAACTTTGAGCCGTCTGTGTTCACCCTCCCTACCTCTTGCCTGCAGTCCCCAGTCCACCACCAGTTCAAACTGAGCCCAATAACTGCACTGCCTTAA